From the genome of Terriglobales bacterium, one region includes:
- a CDS encoding sialidase family protein yields MHAASLNTRFTVALIVGALLFSSPVFASGPGKTAADHVLAKMQLASSDKSVQMSSMGRLAHLVQQARQNQPNGGAGMSFRVTANGSVIPILANGTAGGKPDLCFGGDEDCSDTGFSDGPGATQSELSIALDKTGQHVVIGFNDFRGFSLNPLSVSGFAYSDDGGATFTDGQQLPTTGTTTHGQVFGDPDVKYVPGGNGCQFIYSSIFINPAGQETMSIHRSTDCGHSWAGPFEVTAATTPDTPGDAADKEFIAVDPDTGRVGMSWSNFVNGGAGGVEIRFTYSDNIMTATPPTWSAGVVLNSGSPDFDTGSEPRFAGNGSNKVYVAWSGQSTFYTAQTKVAVSNDNGVTFGAPVLLDQSPLLIPTFFIDFILGNDRVHQFPSIAVDNSWGPHSGNVYVVYATNADLDGADVVVHRSTDGGVTWSEPTVLSSRPGNDRAQWFPTVSVDNLTGRVNVVYDDQGVAVDGDLMEMTWLHSDDGGNSWSKPSPITPRPFHAGYGNDTGQPNLGDYNASVSQDGWLYTVFTTAPNHAFFTDGEPGSASFPYPSVLGNTVPGGTAAAPGFVKTAHPVASLHLGQVSFAESGGNGLVDAGDVVAYTFPITNYVTNPATSPGNYTGVFGKLSTSTPGVFVFGPTSPYGTVKPGDTRSNLQNYLVYVMPTFVPGTPIEFALDIFSVQGSTRLLYSQPTGTPVPTTLLSENFDEVAPGAIPAGWATAHGGGVNVVPWTTNKTFCGTTSNAAFHQDKIDGPTPTSNPTRFERLFSPIFAVPANSQYVTLDMDVCYDTEDDPLESILAYDGFTLRITDQTPGHVLRSVFPEAYEEAFTTDSFNFFPKHFPRSGNGNYFQDISAWSGSSGGRHFDNNFGGFLHNPPVPLHVHMKLPGMAATNAQLRFEYTQDGGGTCLDVGGGPVCGVQVDNIVVQSVVTKSDELSLVVLQRSGPRTWDGNVIAQPIAGAGGIPVSLSSNSPNVTFSQTNLVIPAGSQVSPHFTVTVKSGAIGNVVITATGPSNSRSTKLQ; encoded by the coding sequence ATGCACGCTGCTTCGCTGAACACGCGGTTCACTGTGGCGCTGATCGTAGGCGCCTTGTTGTTTTCCTCACCTGTATTCGCATCTGGTCCGGGAAAGACGGCGGCGGATCACGTATTGGCAAAGATGCAATTGGCATCTAGCGACAAGTCGGTTCAGATGAGCTCCATGGGCAGGCTCGCCCACCTAGTGCAACAAGCCAGACAGAATCAGCCCAATGGCGGCGCGGGTATGAGCTTTCGCGTGACTGCCAATGGCAGCGTAATCCCCATTCTGGCTAACGGAACTGCCGGCGGCAAGCCCGACCTCTGCTTTGGCGGAGACGAGGACTGCAGCGATACCGGCTTTTCGGATGGCCCGGGAGCAACGCAATCCGAGCTGAGCATCGCTCTAGATAAGACGGGACAGCACGTAGTAATCGGCTTCAACGATTTTCGTGGTTTCAGCCTGAACCCACTATCGGTCTCGGGATTCGCTTATTCCGACGATGGCGGCGCCACTTTCACCGACGGACAGCAGCTGCCTACAACTGGTACGACTACCCATGGCCAGGTCTTTGGCGATCCCGACGTCAAGTATGTTCCCGGTGGCAACGGCTGCCAGTTCATTTACTCATCGATTTTCATAAATCCGGCGGGACAGGAGACCATGAGCATCCACCGCTCCACCGACTGCGGCCACAGCTGGGCAGGGCCGTTTGAGGTGACGGCTGCGACTACACCTGACACCCCTGGTGATGCGGCGGACAAAGAATTCATTGCGGTTGATCCTGATACCGGCCGTGTAGGTATGAGCTGGTCGAATTTTGTAAATGGCGGCGCAGGAGGAGTGGAGATTCGCTTCACCTATTCCGATAACATCATGACCGCTACTCCCCCAACCTGGTCGGCAGGGGTTGTATTGAACAGCGGGTCGCCGGACTTCGACACCGGTTCCGAGCCACGATTTGCCGGCAATGGATCCAACAAAGTTTATGTAGCCTGGTCCGGTCAATCGACGTTCTACACCGCGCAAACCAAGGTGGCCGTGTCCAACGACAACGGAGTCACTTTTGGCGCTCCGGTTCTGCTGGATCAAAGTCCCTTGCTGATTCCCACTTTCTTTATCGACTTTATTCTCGGTAACGATCGCGTGCATCAGTTCCCATCGATTGCCGTGGACAATTCCTGGGGCCCGCATAGCGGGAACGTTTATGTGGTGTATGCGACGAACGCCGACCTCGATGGAGCCGATGTGGTGGTTCATCGCAGCACCGACGGTGGAGTTACCTGGAGTGAGCCGACAGTGTTGAGCTCACGTCCGGGCAACGATCGCGCGCAGTGGTTCCCCACGGTTTCTGTGGACAACCTCACCGGGCGAGTGAATGTGGTCTATGACGACCAGGGCGTCGCAGTTGACGGCGACCTGATGGAAATGACCTGGCTGCATTCAGACGATGGTGGGAATAGCTGGTCCAAGCCCTCGCCGATCACGCCACGCCCGTTCCACGCGGGTTATGGAAACGACACCGGACAACCCAATCTGGGTGACTACAACGCTTCGGTTTCCCAGGATGGCTGGCTCTACACGGTGTTCACCACGGCGCCCAATCATGCTTTCTTTACCGACGGCGAACCCGGCAGCGCCAGCTTCCCGTATCCCAGTGTTCTTGGAAACACGGTACCGGGGGGGACCGCAGCGGCGCCTGGTTTCGTGAAGACCGCGCATCCCGTGGCTTCCCTGCATCTCGGCCAGGTCAGCTTTGCGGAAAGCGGCGGGAATGGTCTGGTTGATGCGGGGGACGTAGTGGCTTACACCTTCCCGATTACGAACTACGTCACGAATCCGGCGACCTCGCCGGGCAACTACACCGGAGTGTTCGGAAAGCTCTCTACTTCTACCCCCGGAGTCTTTGTCTTCGGGCCCACCTCGCCCTATGGGACCGTGAAGCCTGGAGACACTCGGTCGAACCTGCAAAACTATCTGGTTTACGTTATGCCTACGTTCGTGCCCGGAACGCCGATTGAGTTCGCTCTGGACATTTTCAGCGTGCAAGGCTCGACCAGGCTGCTGTACTCACAGCCGACTGGAACTCCTGTGCCTACAACCCTGTTGTCGGAAAACTTTGACGAGGTGGCTCCCGGAGCCATTCCTGCTGGTTGGGCAACGGCACATGGCGGCGGTGTAAATGTCGTTCCGTGGACCACCAACAAGACCTTCTGCGGCACCACCTCCAATGCCGCATTCCATCAGGATAAAATCGACGGTCCCACTCCGACTTCTAACCCAACCCGCTTCGAGCGCCTCTTCAGTCCCATCTTCGCCGTGCCGGCCAATTCGCAGTACGTCACCCTCGATATGGACGTCTGCTACGACACGGAAGACGATCCCCTGGAGAGCATCCTCGCCTACGACGGATTTACGCTTCGCATCACCGATCAAACTCCAGGTCACGTACTGCGTTCGGTATTCCCCGAGGCATATGAGGAAGCCTTTACCACCGACAGCTTCAACTTCTTCCCCAAGCATTTCCCGCGCAGCGGCAATGGCAACTACTTCCAGGACATCTCTGCCTGGTCGGGCAGTTCGGGGGGGCGCCATTTCGACAATAATTTCGGCGGATTCCTGCACAATCCTCCGGTACCGCTTCATGTCCACATGAAACTGCCGGGCATGGCAGCCACTAACGCACAACTGAGATTCGAATACACCCAGGACGGCGGGGGCACTTGCCTCGATGTAGGCGGCGGCCCTGTCTGCGGAGTTCAGGTGGATAACATTGTTGTGCAGAGTGTGGTGACCAAGTCGGATGAGTTATCCCTTGTGGTGCTGCAGCGATCGGGGCCGCGGACGTGGGATGGCAACGTGATCGCTCAGCCCATCGCGGGAGCGGGCGGAATCCCTGTCAGCCTGTCCAGCAACTCGCCGAACGTTACATTCTCGCAGACAAACCTTGTGATTCCTGCGGGATCGCAAGTTTCACCGCACTTTACGGTCACTGTGAAATCGGGGGCGATCGGCAACGTGGTGATAACCGCGACCGGACCCTCGAACTCCAGATCGACGAAGCTGCAGTGA
- a CDS encoding winged helix-turn-helix domain-containing protein yields MPEVSQSRVIRFGQFELDAQAGELRKNGVRLRLQQQPFQVLAELLANAGRIVTREELQRKLWPADTFVDFDVGLNTAIRKIRQTLDDDADRPRYIETVAKRGYRFIAPVSPVNGSTPIIAAASSVPLSTDTTAAIEPASPPPRSHFRWLAVALIGAVVGAGGTLAIWKYISRSPELRERRLTANSGEAALKAAAISPDGKLLAYADATGMYLRHADTGEIRSLPLPAGFDLGSVSWFPDNSHLAITGVAVPGAKPSLWQMSSMNGGLKWLIDGGQSAVVSPDGTAIAFVMDDAEKKDSRRREIWIMQSAGTDARRIVQAAGDDWFGPIVWSPDGQYVAYLRVREGPGYSAQSSIETVAVADGHPRVLLSSSLMREGLSWSPDGRILYSTAKEEAPNAEDSVIWSVVVDPVSGKAKSEPVRIARQAGWISKLSITADGKRLAVLRNNTLPQVFVAEYEAGTRRLKVPRRLTLDDSVNCPFAWTPDSKAVFFLSTRNGMQSIFKQAINQPTAELFAGGRDQHFGPRLSPDGSEIFYLVASGTDSNSPVMAMRMPVGGGPSRLLFKEPGIVDLQCARAPSRLCLALAIRSGETFYYPFDPATGRGKEFHAPLADGWGLSPDGSQIAFVEFNGKEDRIRLFSPPTNEWRDVPVNGWSGFKSLDWSPDGKTMIVAASKSRDTSALLEIDTEGNARELLEGQIEWAIPSPDGRYLAVNELVGTNNVWLLENF; encoded by the coding sequence ATGCCGGAGGTTAGTCAATCCCGCGTCATCCGCTTCGGACAGTTCGAGCTGGACGCGCAAGCGGGTGAGCTGCGCAAGAACGGAGTCCGCCTCAGATTGCAGCAGCAACCGTTTCAGGTGCTGGCAGAACTTCTGGCGAATGCCGGCAGAATCGTCACCCGGGAAGAGCTGCAACGGAAGCTGTGGCCGGCCGATACCTTCGTTGACTTCGATGTGGGCCTAAACACCGCCATCCGCAAGATTCGCCAGACGCTGGACGACGACGCCGACCGTCCCCGCTACATCGAGACGGTGGCTAAGCGCGGGTATCGGTTCATAGCTCCTGTATCCCCGGTCAATGGCTCGACACCCATCATTGCGGCTGCCAGTTCGGTCCCGCTGTCAACAGATACGACGGCTGCGATTGAGCCGGCATCTCCGCCGCCTCGTTCTCATTTCCGCTGGCTTGCGGTGGCATTGATCGGGGCTGTAGTGGGGGCGGGCGGCACGTTGGCAATTTGGAAATACATTTCCCGGTCTCCGGAACTCCGAGAACGCCGGTTGACGGCAAACTCGGGCGAGGCCGCCCTGAAAGCTGCCGCGATTTCGCCCGACGGCAAGCTGCTGGCTTATGCGGACGCGACCGGAATGTATTTGCGGCACGCCGACACTGGCGAGATTCGATCCTTGCCGCTGCCTGCGGGATTCGATCTCGGTTCGGTCAGCTGGTTCCCCGACAACAGTCACCTGGCCATTACAGGCGTAGCAGTGCCAGGAGCCAAGCCGAGCCTCTGGCAAATGTCCAGCATGAATGGGGGCCTCAAATGGCTTATCGATGGCGGGCAGAGCGCGGTCGTCTCACCAGACGGAACGGCTATTGCTTTCGTGATGGATGATGCAGAGAAGAAAGATAGCCGACGTAGAGAGATCTGGATCATGCAATCGGCTGGAACTGATGCACGCAGAATTGTCCAGGCTGCAGGGGATGATTGGTTCGGCCCCATCGTCTGGTCTCCGGACGGGCAGTACGTTGCGTATCTGAGAGTACGGGAGGGTCCGGGCTATTCAGCTCAGAGTTCCATAGAAACGGTTGCGGTAGCTGATGGCCACCCTCGAGTTCTCCTCTCTAGCTCACTCATGAGGGAAGGTCTCTCCTGGTCCCCAGATGGCCGCATTTTGTATTCCACTGCGAAGGAGGAAGCACCCAACGCTGAGGACTCCGTTATATGGTCGGTTGTGGTGGATCCGGTTAGCGGGAAAGCTAAGAGCGAGCCTGTGCGAATCGCTAGACAAGCCGGCTGGATTTCAAAGTTGAGCATCACGGCCGACGGGAAGCGCCTTGCCGTTCTGAGAAACAACACGTTGCCCCAAGTTTTTGTTGCGGAGTACGAAGCAGGCACCAGGCGTTTGAAGGTGCCTCGCCGGCTCACTCTTGACGACAGCGTGAATTGTCCCTTCGCCTGGACGCCCGACAGCAAGGCAGTGTTTTTTCTTTCCACCCGCAACGGTATGCAGAGCATCTTCAAGCAGGCGATTAATCAGCCCACGGCAGAATTGTTCGCCGGCGGACGAGACCAGCACTTCGGTCCAAGACTGAGTCCCGATGGATCGGAGATTTTCTACCTGGTAGCATCCGGAACCGACTCTAACTCGCCGGTGATGGCGATGCGCATGCCTGTGGGTGGGGGGCCATCTCGGTTGCTGTTTAAGGAGCCCGGTATCGTCGACCTTCAATGCGCTCGGGCCCCGTCGCGCTTGTGTCTCGCTCTCGCGATTAGGTCAGGAGAGACGTTCTATTACCCCTTCGATCCAGCCACGGGCAGGGGGAAGGAATTTCACGCCCCTTTAGCAGACGGTTGGGGCCTGTCTCCCGACGGCTCACAAATTGCGTTCGTCGAATTCAACGGAAAAGAGGACCGGATTCGACTTTTCTCTCCGCCGACCAATGAATGGCGCGATGTTCCGGTGAACGGCTGGAGCGGATTCAAGAGCCTCGATTGGTCGCCAGATGGTAAGACCATGATTGTTGCCGCTTCCAAATCCAGGGACACATCCGCTCTGCTGGAAATCGACACCGAGGGTAACGCCCGGGAATTGCTGGAGGGCCAGATAGAGTGGGCTATTCCTTCTCCGGACGGCCGCTATCTTGCCGTGAATGAGCTGGTCGGCACGAACAACGTCTGGCTGCTGGAAAATTTCTAG
- the mnmE gene encoding tRNA uridine-5-carboxymethylaminomethyl(34) synthesis GTPase MnmE: MNLDDTIVAISTPSGRSGIGVVRLSGPEAVKIAIPLLRLRRDLQPAHAIFGELIEPASGERIDEVVVTYFQKPHSYTTDELVEISAHGSPVVLRHIVELAMSAGARLAEPGEFTMRAFLNGRIDLTQAEAVRDLIDSQTLYQARVAAQQLEGAVSRRLQPVKQELVELITLMEAGIDFADDDVPVLASNIILSRIAEVREQLAAMLKSFAYGKLVHEGLMLAIVGRPNVGKSSLFNRLVERERAIVTATPGTTRDLVSETVAIGGIPVKLVDTAGIRNALDEAEAIGVRKSMEVLADADMVLVVVDASQPHEQAEDRELLQQITERRAILVENKADLALASADPTIAMNGIKHVRTSALTGVGIAELREEILREIGGENGAQTETAFLTNLRQASLVEGAVKALDAAKVSTENLVPHEMILLDLHNALQSLDEITGATTADDILNLIFGTFCIGK, encoded by the coding sequence GTGAATCTCGACGACACCATCGTCGCTATCTCCACGCCTTCTGGACGGAGTGGGATCGGTGTAGTGCGCCTGTCGGGACCTGAAGCCGTAAAGATCGCGATCCCGTTGCTGCGATTGCGACGCGACTTGCAGCCCGCACATGCAATTTTTGGCGAGCTGATCGAGCCCGCCAGTGGCGAGCGCATCGACGAAGTGGTGGTCACGTACTTTCAGAAGCCGCATTCTTATACGACTGACGAGCTGGTGGAAATCTCCGCGCACGGTTCCCCCGTAGTCCTTCGCCATATCGTGGAGCTGGCAATGTCAGCAGGCGCGCGACTAGCAGAGCCTGGCGAATTCACCATGCGTGCCTTCCTGAATGGGCGCATTGATCTCACGCAGGCGGAAGCAGTGCGCGATCTCATCGACTCGCAGACTCTCTACCAGGCAAGAGTGGCAGCTCAGCAACTGGAAGGTGCGGTGTCACGGCGGCTGCAACCAGTGAAGCAAGAACTGGTAGAGCTGATCACGCTCATGGAAGCCGGAATCGATTTCGCCGACGACGATGTTCCGGTGCTGGCCTCCAACATCATCCTTAGCCGAATCGCGGAAGTACGCGAGCAGCTGGCGGCAATGCTGAAGTCATTTGCCTACGGGAAGCTGGTGCATGAGGGACTGATGCTGGCGATCGTGGGTCGCCCCAATGTCGGAAAATCAAGTCTGTTCAACCGACTGGTAGAGCGCGAGCGCGCCATCGTTACCGCCACGCCCGGCACCACCCGCGATCTGGTGAGCGAAACCGTGGCGATCGGCGGAATTCCGGTGAAGCTGGTGGATACTGCCGGCATTCGCAACGCCCTGGACGAAGCCGAAGCCATTGGCGTTCGCAAGTCGATGGAAGTGCTCGCCGACGCAGATATGGTGCTGGTGGTGGTAGATGCATCCCAGCCCCATGAGCAGGCGGAAGATCGCGAGCTGTTGCAACAAATCACAGAACGCCGCGCAATTTTGGTGGAGAACAAGGCAGACCTTGCCCTTGCGTCCGCCGATCCAACCATCGCCATGAATGGAATCAAGCACGTGCGGACGTCAGCGCTGACGGGAGTGGGCATCGCCGAGTTGCGGGAAGAAATCTTGCGCGAGATTGGGGGCGAGAATGGCGCGCAGACAGAAACCGCCTTTCTTACCAACCTGCGTCAAGCATCGCTGGTCGAAGGCGCAGTCAAAGCACTGGATGCGGCGAAAGTTTCTACCGAGAACCTCGTGCCTCACGAAATGATTCTCCTGGATCTGCATAACGCATTGCAGAGCCTCGATGAAATCACGGGAGCGACAACTGCGGATGACATCCTGAACTTGATATTCGGGACCTTCTGCATTGGAAAATAG
- a CDS encoding response regulator transcription factor has translation MRKQRRQSRKPRIRPAKGKPSAAPEQLRVLIASASPLSAEGLAAMLRSAPEFDVLPPVTLVNLRQRAEDSAADVLIFDASLSNGGLGSRLHGTAELVPTIVILDQPNTAFASRALVARARAVLTLGFRGEELAAAVHAVHAGLLVVSADLSEALSLADPELSPDDQLPDLEIEALTPREREVLALIAEGLLNKEIADRLKLSEHTVKFHVSAIMAKLGAGSRTEAAMAGIRRGLVIV, from the coding sequence ATGCGGAAGCAGAGGCGGCAATCCCGTAAGCCCAGGATTCGCCCCGCCAAGGGAAAGCCCTCGGCAGCGCCAGAGCAACTGCGCGTGCTGATCGCGTCGGCATCGCCGCTCAGTGCTGAAGGTTTGGCGGCGATGCTGCGATCGGCTCCGGAATTTGATGTGCTGCCGCCGGTGACACTCGTCAATCTGCGGCAGCGGGCCGAGGATTCCGCAGCAGATGTCCTGATCTTCGACGCCAGCCTTTCCAACGGCGGGTTGGGGAGCCGGCTGCATGGCACAGCCGAGCTTGTGCCGACCATTGTAATTCTGGATCAGCCGAACACTGCGTTTGCCTCCCGCGCACTAGTAGCGAGAGCCCGAGCTGTGCTGACGCTTGGCTTCCGCGGCGAAGAGTTAGCAGCCGCGGTGCATGCAGTGCATGCCGGATTACTGGTGGTTAGCGCCGATCTGAGTGAGGCACTCTCGCTTGCTGATCCCGAACTGAGTCCAGACGATCAATTGCCTGATCTCGAAATCGAGGCGCTTACACCGCGGGAGCGGGAAGTGCTCGCGTTGATTGCTGAGGGTTTGTTGAACAAGGAGATTGCCGATCGTCTGAAACTCTCCGAACACACCGTGAAATTTCATGTCAGTGCGATCATGGCGAAATTGGGCGCCGGAAGCCGCACCGAAGCAGCGATGGCGGGAATACGAAGAGGCCTGGTTATCGTGTAG
- a CDS encoding trypsin-like peptidase domain-containing protein, whose product MALSGSKYWAALSNETAELVEYVAGSVVAVHGGRWLAASGVHWRPGVVVTANHLLRRDEDLKVTLPDGSSVPGILAGRDPSTDIAAVKIEGAKLPVVERAGLEGLKVGHFVLAVGRSTRGEVAASAGIVARLGGPWKTWRGGQIDHLLRPDVRLYLGQAGSALVNGDGKVLGINTPALARRATITVPAATVDRVLDELLKRGYIARPYLGVAMQPVPLPEDVWTKLKLDSHTGLLVMHAEADSPASKARLMLGDVIVALQGKPVGDVGEMLERLGELHSGESAKVSIVRGGEKVEVSVTVGERPRRR is encoded by the coding sequence ATGGCATTGTCGGGAAGTAAGTATTGGGCAGCTCTGTCGAACGAGACAGCGGAGTTGGTCGAGTATGTGGCAGGCAGCGTCGTAGCAGTCCACGGTGGCCGCTGGCTGGCGGCCAGCGGCGTTCATTGGCGACCGGGAGTAGTTGTGACCGCGAACCACCTGCTGCGGCGCGACGAAGATCTAAAAGTCACGCTGCCTGACGGCAGCTCGGTGCCGGGCATCCTTGCGGGCCGCGACCCCAGCACCGACATCGCGGCGGTGAAGATCGAGGGCGCTAAGCTGCCGGTCGTGGAAAGAGCCGGGCTCGAAGGATTGAAGGTTGGTCATTTTGTGCTGGCTGTCGGCAGATCTACACGAGGTGAAGTAGCGGCAAGCGCCGGGATCGTGGCACGTTTAGGTGGCCCATGGAAGACCTGGCGCGGCGGACAGATCGATCACTTGCTGCGCCCAGATGTGAGGCTGTACCTGGGCCAGGCAGGCAGCGCGCTGGTAAATGGCGATGGCAAGGTGCTGGGAATCAATACTCCAGCACTGGCACGCAGAGCGACCATTACTGTACCGGCAGCAACCGTCGATCGTGTGCTCGATGAGTTGCTGAAGCGCGGTTACATTGCCCGCCCGTACCTGGGCGTGGCGATGCAGCCGGTGCCACTTCCGGAGGATGTGTGGACCAAACTGAAGCTCGACTCGCATACCGGTCTGCTGGTCATGCATGCGGAAGCCGATAGTCCGGCAAGCAAAGCAAGGCTGATGCTGGGCGACGTGATCGTGGCCTTGCAGGGCAAGCCGGTAGGGGACGTTGGCGAAATGCTCGAGCGATTGGGCGAGTTGCACAGCGGCGAGTCTGCGAAGGTGAGTATTGTTCGTGGTGGAGAAAAGGTCGAAGTTTCCGTCACCGTTGGCGAACGGCCGCGCCGGAGATAG
- a CDS encoding R3H domain-containing nucleic acid-binding protein, which translates to MPIPDKLAAAKQIETLLRKIIQYGDFRLRYRITIDPPMPEDRDWERPEILVELSGPDSDLLLARGAELLRSFELLALESLEIDRGEHDKVIFDCMNHRAMRLEELRLAANVAAERVRKSGRPYEFGPMSSRERRILHLSLREFEDLRTESEGAGADRHVVLFPKDYKPRPAPPSFSRRR; encoded by the coding sequence ATGCCTATCCCGGATAAGTTAGCTGCGGCCAAGCAAATTGAAACCCTGCTGCGCAAGATCATTCAATATGGCGATTTCCGCTTGCGTTACCGCATCACTATCGATCCCCCTATGCCGGAAGACCGCGATTGGGAGCGGCCGGAAATCCTGGTAGAGCTCTCGGGGCCCGACAGCGACCTGCTCCTGGCGCGCGGAGCAGAGCTGCTGCGATCGTTTGAATTACTGGCGCTGGAGAGCCTGGAAATCGACCGCGGCGAGCACGACAAGGTGATCTTCGATTGCATGAATCACCGGGCTATGCGCCTGGAAGAGCTGCGGCTGGCCGCCAACGTCGCCGCCGAGCGGGTGCGCAAGAGCGGGCGCCCCTACGAGTTCGGCCCGATGTCGTCGCGCGAGCGGCGCATCCTGCATCTGTCGCTCCGCGAGTTCGAAGATCTGCGGACCGAGAGTGAAGGCGCAGGCGCCGACCGCCATGTAGTGCTGTTTCCCAAGGACTACAAACCTCGACCAGCGCCGCCCAGCTTCTCACGGCGGCGGTGA
- a CDS encoding 2-dehydropantoate 2-reductase yields MKHAILGAGGVGGTIGAVLGKDGDDILLLLRPASLARHPDYLKLLSPYGSFTSRIRRAASLIEPVDILWITVKALHLEAAFEEIPGDGSNIGAVVPLLNGLDHLPVLRQRYGYDRVVPATIAGEFERIAPGEIVHRSPFARLNILANGRERLAGVLERLRKIGFACDIFDDEPTLMWSKLIFLGPFALATSAANRDAGGILKDSMWREKLESCVREAVAVAQASGAKVDADKTLAMFKKMPDAMRSSMSKDVSAGRKPELDAIGGPIVRAGKARGIPTPVTRELMEMVETRMKQAA; encoded by the coding sequence ATGAAACATGCAATCCTTGGTGCAGGTGGCGTGGGTGGAACCATCGGGGCGGTCTTAGGGAAGGACGGCGACGATATCCTGTTGCTGTTGCGGCCCGCAAGTCTGGCCCGCCATCCTGACTATTTAAAGCTGCTTTCTCCCTATGGCAGTTTCACCTCGAGAATACGCCGTGCGGCGAGTCTCATCGAACCGGTGGACATATTGTGGATCACGGTGAAGGCGCTGCACCTGGAGGCCGCGTTCGAAGAAATCCCCGGTGATGGCTCGAACATCGGCGCGGTCGTGCCGCTCCTGAACGGTCTGGATCACCTGCCAGTGCTGCGCCAGCGCTACGGATACGACCGCGTGGTGCCTGCAACCATCGCGGGAGAATTCGAGCGGATTGCGCCCGGTGAAATCGTGCATCGCTCCCCCTTTGCCCGCTTGAACATCCTGGCCAATGGTCGCGAACGGCTGGCAGGAGTGCTGGAGCGGTTGCGCAAGATTGGATTTGCCTGCGACATCTTCGACGACGAGCCTACACTGATGTGGAGCAAGCTGATTTTCCTGGGACCGTTCGCACTCGCCACCAGCGCCGCCAATCGCGATGCCGGCGGAATTCTCAAAGACAGCATGTGGCGCGAGAAACTGGAAAGCTGCGTACGCGAAGCGGTGGCGGTGGCCCAGGCCAGCGGAGCCAAAGTGGATGCCGACAAAACCCTGGCGATGTTCAAAAAGATGCCCGACGCCATGCGCAGCTCGATGTCAAAAGATGTCAGTGCTGGACGCAAGCCGGAATTGGATGCCATCGGAGGGCCAATCGTCCGCGCCGGGAAGGCTCGCGGGATTCCCACTCCTGTGACTCGGGAGTTGATGGAGATGGTAGAGACTCGCATGAAGCAAGCGGCGTGA